Proteins found in one Micromonospora sp. WMMD1082 genomic segment:
- a CDS encoding MFS transporter, with amino-acid sequence MAEMVTPAAHGTPPPSSTRRERTGWYFYDWANSAFQTTVITVFLGPFLTSVAKIAAGCELGDADCTGYVYPLGIKVAAGSYYPYLISLSVLLTVFVLPVIGAVADRSLHKKRLLAGTAFTGAAATMGMIFVTGDRYLLGGALFLVANISFGAAIVVYNSFLPQLGGPDERDAISSRGWALGYLGGGLLLALNLVAVQSFDNGTAERTLDLARWSIVSAGLWWAAFTLVPLRWLREHPTAAALAAGGRGNVLTDGFRQLGRTLREIKAYPLTLFFLLAFLVYNDGIQTVITLASQYGTEELRLGQSTLIVTILLVQFLAFGGALGLGALAGRIGAWKTVLLSLVLWTAVIVAAFRLPAEAPLPFMLLGAAIGLVLGGSQALSRSLFSQLIPAGKEGEYYGFYEISDKGTSWLGPLAFGLVFQLTNSYRVGLVSLLIFFVVGFLLLLAVPMRRAIIAAGNTPPRVL; translated from the coding sequence ATGGCCGAGATGGTCACCCCGGCGGCGCACGGCACCCCACCACCGTCGAGCACCCGCCGCGAGCGCACCGGCTGGTACTTCTACGACTGGGCGAACTCGGCGTTCCAGACCACTGTCATCACCGTCTTCCTCGGGCCGTTCCTGACCAGCGTGGCCAAGATCGCCGCCGGGTGCGAGCTCGGCGACGCCGACTGCACCGGGTACGTCTACCCGCTGGGCATCAAGGTGGCCGCCGGTTCGTACTACCCGTACCTGATCTCGTTGTCGGTGCTGCTGACGGTCTTCGTCCTGCCGGTGATCGGCGCGGTGGCCGACCGGTCGCTGCACAAGAAGCGGCTGCTGGCCGGCACCGCGTTCACCGGCGCCGCCGCGACCATGGGGATGATCTTCGTCACCGGCGACCGGTACCTGCTCGGTGGCGCCCTGTTCCTGGTGGCCAACATCAGCTTCGGGGCGGCGATCGTGGTCTACAACTCGTTCCTGCCGCAGCTGGGCGGGCCGGACGAACGCGACGCCATCTCCAGCCGTGGCTGGGCGCTGGGCTACCTCGGCGGCGGCCTGCTGCTGGCGCTGAACCTCGTCGCGGTGCAGTCGTTCGACAACGGCACCGCCGAACGCACCCTCGACCTGGCCCGCTGGTCCATCGTCTCCGCCGGGCTGTGGTGGGCGGCGTTCACCCTGGTGCCGCTGCGTTGGCTGCGCGAGCACCCCACCGCCGCCGCGCTCGCCGCCGGTGGCCGCGGCAACGTGCTCACCGACGGGTTCCGGCAGCTCGGCCGTACCCTGCGGGAGATCAAGGCGTACCCGCTGACGCTGTTCTTCCTGCTGGCGTTCCTGGTCTACAACGACGGCATCCAGACCGTCATCACGCTGGCCAGCCAGTACGGCACCGAGGAACTGCGGCTGGGCCAGTCCACCCTGATCGTGACGATTCTGCTGGTGCAGTTCCTCGCCTTCGGCGGCGCGCTGGGCCTGGGCGCCCTGGCCGGGCGCATCGGTGCGTGGAAGACGGTGCTGCTGAGCCTGGTGCTGTGGACCGCGGTGATCGTCGCGGCGTTCCGGCTGCCCGCCGAGGCGCCGCTGCCGTTCATGCTGCTCGGCGCGGCCATCGGCCTGGTGCTCGGCGGCAGCCAGGCGTTGAGCCGGTCGCTGTTCAGCCAGCTGATCCCCGCCGGCAAGGAGGGCGAGTACTACGGCTTCTACGAGATCAGCGACAAGGGCACCAGCTGGCTCGGCCCCCTCGCGTTCGGCCTGGTGTTCCAGCTCACCAATTCCTACCGGGTCGGCCTGGTCTCCCTGCTGATCTTCTTCGTGGTCGGGTTCCTGCTGCTGCTGGCGGTGCCGATGCGGCGGGCGATCATCGCCGCCGGCAACACCCCGCCCCGGGTGCTCTGA
- a CDS encoding ABC transporter permease, producing MRFALRRARATKGLLLAAAGAALVATVALTGLAAYNRDVVDSGTRNVLGAATAQERSILIRASAGRTGEALRERDTALRDRISADLAGLPAQVSTAGYAAGRQLRGDTGDAVADRTGATYASVMFLDDLPAHARLTSGAWPESGAGPVQTALAEVAAATLRVGVGDRIPITDGLTGRVTEVTVTGVFTPVDPDAAYWRLAPETTTGSLPQAATYGPLTVTRDDFVTHFLANSSAGWLIEPDLAGVGPAALDRLTGAATRIAADSPAAAGLGDSAVVTSDLVDLVHRLQRATLVGRSALVTPMLLVVVLGGYALLLVAILLTEHRRGETALLRARGAARWQLAGLTAREATLVVLPAAVLAPPLVAELLGVADRLSGLTAAPAHPAAVPDPMLWLVAGAAAAGCALAMIGPSLRRGGSYVADLASRSRPSRRGMVQRAGLDVLLVGLALLSWYQLSRYSSPLSRSTGGELGVDPLLAAAPTLGVAAGAMLALRLLPPLVRLTERWVDRTPWTATMLGTWQAGRRPHAGPVLLLALAVAAGTLAWSLAGTSQRSLDDQAAHRVGADLRLTETTGAAPDDRADQLADLPGTRAVVPAWRDTVRLGPAAEPATMLAIAADSAGQVVRLRADLAGGSTDHLLGALTAERPAAPQTALPAGTRRLTGQLSTRIDGLDTGAAIRHHAVLTDGREGYRRVTLGSTGRDGEPLRFSAALPSDGPWRLVGFTADTVGGPQLTFDWRLSHLRAVADTSPGTPVDLAADGPWQLVDRAGAATESTASGATVTARYSRDIQTGWYVRGSPLHLALSRPAGPTRVPVVATPQALGMLHVDVGAQTRLFLGGAEVDVTVVDSVAALPGDAEDAALLVDLPSLSTRLFHDHGIVGSPQEWWVAVHPGEARRVAETTTALGDLHVLDREDVAADLARDPFTVGARGALFAAALAAVLLAAVGVVVDVSATARRRATELAVLHTLGAGHRLVARSLLAEQSLLAGMGVLVGLAVGVGVAATMAPLVILTSSADRPTPPPLLSVDWPPVLATGVGLLVVALAFSAAVSVGMRRRLTATQLRTGADQ from the coding sequence ATGAGGTTCGCGTTGCGGCGCGCCCGGGCCACGAAGGGACTGCTGCTGGCCGCGGCCGGGGCGGCGCTGGTGGCGACCGTCGCGCTCACCGGCCTGGCCGCGTACAACCGGGACGTCGTCGACTCCGGCACCCGCAACGTGTTGGGCGCGGCCACCGCCCAGGAACGGTCGATCCTGATCCGCGCCTCCGCCGGGCGCACCGGTGAGGCGCTGCGGGAGCGCGACACCGCGCTGCGCGACCGGATCTCCGCCGACCTGGCCGGCCTGCCCGCCCAGGTCAGCACCGCCGGCTATGCCGCCGGTCGGCAACTGCGCGGCGACACCGGCGACGCCGTCGCCGACCGCACCGGCGCCACGTACGCGTCGGTGATGTTCCTCGACGACCTGCCCGCGCACGCCCGGCTGACCTCCGGCGCGTGGCCCGAGTCCGGGGCCGGTCCGGTGCAGACCGCCCTTGCCGAGGTGGCCGCGGCGACGCTGCGGGTGGGCGTGGGCGACCGCATCCCGATCACCGACGGGCTCACCGGGCGGGTCACCGAGGTCACCGTGACGGGGGTGTTCACCCCCGTCGACCCCGACGCCGCGTACTGGCGGCTTGCGCCGGAGACGACGACCGGTTCGCTGCCGCAGGCCGCCACCTACGGCCCGCTGACGGTGACCCGGGACGACTTCGTCACCCACTTCCTGGCCAACTCCTCCGCCGGCTGGCTGATCGAGCCCGACCTCGCCGGGGTCGGCCCCGCCGCCCTGGACCGGCTGACCGGCGCCGCCACCCGGATCGCCGCCGACAGCCCGGCCGCCGCCGGGCTCGGTGACTCGGCGGTGGTCACCAGCGACCTCGTCGACCTCGTACACCGCCTGCAACGGGCCACCCTCGTCGGCCGGTCCGCCCTGGTCACCCCGATGCTGCTGGTGGTGGTCCTCGGCGGGTACGCGCTGCTGCTCGTCGCGATCCTGCTCACCGAGCACCGCCGTGGCGAGACCGCGCTGCTGCGGGCCCGGGGCGCGGCCCGCTGGCAGCTGGCCGGGCTGACCGCCCGGGAGGCGACCCTGGTCGTCCTGCCCGCCGCCGTCCTCGCCCCACCACTGGTCGCCGAGCTGCTGGGCGTGGCCGACCGGCTGTCCGGGCTCACCGCCGCCCCGGCGCACCCCGCCGCCGTACCCGACCCGATGCTCTGGCTGGTGGCCGGGGCCGCGGCCGCCGGCTGCGCGCTGGCGATGATCGGGCCGAGCCTGCGCCGCGGCGGCAGCTACGTCGCCGACCTGGCCAGCCGCTCCCGACCGAGCCGGCGCGGCATGGTGCAGCGGGCCGGGCTGGACGTCCTGCTCGTCGGCCTGGCCCTGCTCAGCTGGTACCAGCTCAGCCGGTACTCGTCCCCCCTGTCCCGCTCCACCGGCGGCGAGCTGGGCGTCGATCCGCTGCTGGCCGCCGCACCCACCCTGGGCGTGGCGGCCGGGGCGATGCTCGCCCTGCGGCTGCTGCCCCCGCTGGTCCGGTTGACGGAACGCTGGGTGGACCGCACACCGTGGACCGCCACCATGCTCGGCACCTGGCAGGCCGGCCGCCGCCCGCACGCCGGCCCCGTGCTGCTGCTGGCCCTCGCCGTGGCGGCCGGTACCCTCGCCTGGTCCCTGGCCGGCACCTCGCAACGTTCCCTGGACGACCAGGCCGCCCACCGGGTCGGCGCCGACCTGCGGTTGACCGAGACCACCGGCGCCGCCCCCGACGACCGCGCCGACCAGCTCGCCGACCTGCCAGGTACGCGGGCGGTCGTGCCGGCCTGGCGGGACACGGTGCGTCTCGGGCCCGCAGCCGAACCGGCCACCATGCTGGCCATCGCCGCCGACTCCGCCGGCCAGGTGGTGCGGCTGCGCGCCGACCTGGCCGGCGGATCCACCGACCACCTGCTCGGCGCGCTGACCGCCGAGCGGCCGGCGGCGCCGCAGACGGCCCTGCCGGCGGGCACCCGGCGGCTGACCGGGCAGCTGAGCACCCGCATCGACGGCCTCGACACCGGTGCGGCGATCCGCCACCACGCCGTGCTCACCGACGGCCGGGAAGGCTATCGGCGGGTGACCCTGGGCTCCACCGGCCGCGACGGCGAACCGCTGCGGTTCTCCGCCGCGCTGCCGAGCGACGGACCGTGGCGGCTGGTCGGCTTCACCGCCGACACCGTCGGCGGGCCGCAACTGACCTTCGACTGGCGGCTGTCGCACCTGCGCGCCGTCGCGGACACCTCCCCCGGCACGCCGGTCGACCTGGCCGCCGACGGACCGTGGCAACTGGTCGACCGCGCCGGTGCCGCCACCGAGTCGACCGCGTCCGGTGCCACCGTGACCGCCCGCTACAGCCGCGACATACAGACGGGCTGGTACGTGCGCGGATCGCCGCTGCACCTGGCGCTGTCCCGGCCGGCCGGCCCGACCCGGGTGCCGGTGGTGGCCACCCCGCAGGCGCTGGGCATGCTCCACGTGGACGTCGGGGCGCAGACCCGGCTGTTCCTGGGCGGCGCCGAGGTCGACGTCACCGTGGTCGACAGCGTGGCGGCACTGCCCGGCGACGCCGAGGACGCGGCGCTGCTGGTCGACCTGCCGTCGCTGAGCACCCGGCTCTTCCACGACCACGGCATCGTCGGATCGCCGCAGGAGTGGTGGGTGGCCGTGCACCCCGGCGAGGCGCGGCGGGTCGCCGAGACGACCACCGCGCTCGGCGACCTGCACGTGCTGGATCGCGAGGACGTCGCCGCCGACCTGGCCCGCGACCCGTTCACCGTGGGTGCCCGCGGTGCGCTCTTCGCCGCCGCCCTCGCCGCGGTGCTGCTGGCCGCGGTGGGGGTGGTGGTGGACGTCAGCGCGACGGCCCGACGCCGGGCCACCGAACTGGCCGTGCTGCACACCCTCGGTGCCGGTCATCGCCTGGTGGCCCGGTCGCTGCTGGCCGAGCAGTCGTTGCTGGCCGGCATGGGTGTGCTGGTCGGGCTCGCCGTGGGCGTCGGCGTGGCGGCGACAATGGCCCCGCTGGTCATCCTGACCTCGTCCGCCGACCGGCCCACCCCACCGCCGCTGTTGAGCGTCGACTGGCCGCCGGTGCTGGCCACCGGCGTGGGGCTGCTGGTGGTGGCGCTGGCGTTCAGCGCGGCGGTGTCGGTCGGCATGCGGCGGCGGCTGACCGCCACCCAACTCCGCACGGGAGCAGACCAGTGA
- a CDS encoding thymidine kinase, whose protein sequence is MPAEGDNPAGCVAARGVDGRPAHAAALRFYWGPMDCGKSTMALQMNYNHSRQGRRGLVTTRIDRSLGPQVTTRIGLAHEAIEVTDSLDLRTLVRDAWADGVRVDYLICDEASFYSVEHVEQMAELVDSYDVDVYAFGLATDFRSCLFPAAQRLFELADSVARIQVEVLCWCGREGLLNARVAGGRVVREGEQVVIGDTVDTDDLRYQVLCRRHHRTGDLGPRVATRR, encoded by the coding sequence CTGCCCGCGGAGGGCGACAACCCGGCCGGGTGCGTCGCCGCCCGCGGCGTCGACGGGCGGCCGGCCCACGCCGCCGCGCTGCGGTTCTACTGGGGGCCGATGGACTGCGGCAAGTCCACGATGGCGTTGCAGATGAACTACAACCACTCCCGGCAGGGGCGGCGGGGCCTGGTGACCACCCGCATCGACCGTTCGCTCGGCCCGCAGGTGACCACCCGCATCGGGCTGGCCCACGAGGCGATCGAGGTCACCGACTCGCTCGACCTGCGCACCCTGGTCCGCGACGCGTGGGCCGACGGGGTACGCGTGGACTACCTGATCTGCGACGAGGCCAGCTTCTACTCGGTCGAGCACGTGGAACAGATGGCCGAGCTGGTCGACAGCTACGACGTCGACGTGTACGCCTTCGGCCTGGCCACCGACTTCCGCTCCTGCCTGTTTCCGGCCGCCCAGCGGCTGTTCGAACTGGCCGACTCGGTGGCCCGCATCCAGGTCGAGGTGCTCTGCTGGTGCGGCCGAGAGGGCCTGCTCAACGCCCGCGTCGCGGGCGGGCGGGTGGTCCGCGAGGGCGAACAGGTCGTCATCGGCGACACCGTCGACACCGATGACCTGCGCTACCAGGTGCTCTGCCGGCGGCACCACCGCACCGGCGACCTCGGCCCCCGCGTCGCCACCCGCCGGTAG